One window of the Candidatus Zixiibacteriota bacterium genome contains the following:
- a CDS encoding conserved hypothetical protein (Evidence 4 : Unknown function but conserved in other organisms), with amino-acid sequence MKNEITPFPKAEADLRAAFWDQVSSFPEGHKIKLCLQCGTCTGTCPVSYAMDITPRQIVALFRAGHIEEILNSRAIWLCASCYSCTVRCPAGIRVTDTLYALKRIAMDKDIHPRRFPVHSLSRAFTNNVYKYGRNYELGLGIRYFLSTDFVKLFSNMGYGLSMIRRGRLGLVPKKLKRVNQIRAIIEKANQFEEA; translated from the coding sequence ATGAAAAATGAAATAACTCCCTTTCCCAAGGCCGAGGCGGACCTTCGGGCCGCTTTCTGGGATCAGGTAAGTAGTTTCCCCGAGGGCCACAAAATTAAACTATGCCTGCAGTGTGGCACCTGTACCGGAACCTGTCCGGTCTCCTATGCCATGGATATCACGCCGCGCCAAATAGTGGCCCTTTTTCGGGCCGGCCATATTGAGGAAATTCTCAACAGCCGGGCCATCTGGCTCTGCGCCTCATGCTATTCCTGCACGGTTCGGTGTCCCGCGGGAATCCGGGTGACCGATACCCTTTATGCCTTAAAGAGAATCGCAATGGACAAAGATATTCATCCCCGGCGCTTCCCCGTCCACTCCCTTTCCCGGGCCTTCACTAATAATGTATACAAATATGGAAGGAACTATGAATTGGGCCTGGGTATACGTTATTTTCTTTCGACCGACTTTGTGAAATTATTCTCAAACATGGGCTACGGATTATCGATGATTAGGCGTGGTCGTTTGGGTCTTGTGCCCAAAAAACTGAAACGCGTCAATCAAATCCGGGCCATCATCGAAAAAGCCAATCAATTCGAGGAGGCCTGA
- a CDS encoding Heterodisulfide reductase subunit B has protein sequence MLQYAYYPGCSLEHTASPYDKSIRAVFKALDIGLHEIEDWNCCGATMYMSVKKIVGYSISARNLAIAQNMGMSICAPCSSCYTILNKTNRHIAWNPKERDKINGALQAAGLSYNIHVDVRHPLDILANDVGFEAIAAKVVSPLKGIKVAPYYGCQITRPHGLFDDIDSPMTMDHLLENIGAEVVHYPCKVRCCGGMLMTTQENIALALNLKLLEAATFNGADIIATACPLCQMNLEAYQKKINKTFNRNFHLPVVYFSHLLGTALGIDPRQMGMEQFIIAPEKLAHLPKEVKA, from the coding sequence ATGCTACAGTACGCCTATTATCCCGGATGCAGTCTGGAACATACGGCCAGCCCCTATGACAAATCGATCAGGGCGGTTTTTAAGGCGCTGGATATCGGGCTGCATGAAATTGAAGATTGGAATTGCTGCGGTGCCACCATGTATATGTCGGTAAAGAAGATTGTCGGCTATTCTATCAGTGCCCGCAATCTTGCTATCGCCCAGAATATGGGCATGTCAATATGCGCTCCCTGCAGCAGTTGCTACACCATACTTAATAAGACCAATCGGCACATCGCCTGGAATCCCAAGGAACGAGACAAAATTAACGGTGCCCTGCAAGCCGCCGGTCTCTCCTATAATATCCACGTCGATGTCCGTCATCCCCTTGATATCCTGGCCAATGATGTCGGCTTTGAGGCGATTGCCGCCAAAGTGGTCTCCCCCCTCAAAGGGATCAAGGTTGCTCCCTATTACGGCTGTCAGATCACCCGCCCGCACGGCCTTTTCGACGATATTGACAGTCCCATGACAATGGATCATCTTTTGGAAAATATCGGAGCCGAGGTGGTTCATTACCCCTGCAAGGTTCGCTGTTGCGGAGGCATGCTCATGACCACCCAGGAAAATATCGCCCTGGCTCTCAATCTGAAATTGCTGGAAGCCGCGACCTTTAACGGCGCTGATATAATTGCCACCGCCTGTCCTTTGTGCCAGATGAATCTTGAGGCCTACCAGAAGAAAATTAATAAGACCTTTAATCGCAACTTCCATCTGCCGGTGGTCTATTTCAGCCATCTGCTCGGGACCGCATTGGGAATCGATCCCCGGCAAATGGGCATGGAGCAGTTTATTATCGCTCCTGAGAAACTTGCCCATCTTCCGAAAGAGGTGAAAGCATGA
- a CDS encoding hypothetical protein (Evidence 5 : Unknown function) — MSAEPLNQNNVRVGVYVCHCGTNIAKTVDVVKVAETLQQVPGVIVSRHYRFMCSDPGQEMIQKDVKEHKLNRIVVAACSPLMHEPTFRKAVETAGLNRYFFEMANIREQVSWVTVDPRTATEKAIRLLHGAVARVKFHEPLEMRRVPITRRVLIVGGGIAGIEAALQIADAGFEVVLVEKDSSIGGHMSRFDKTFPTLDCAACILTPKMVSVGKHPNIRLMTWAEVDEVKGYVGNFKIKIRKKARYVDPTLCNSCGSCYEACPSRPYPTMRRLMLGKQVVKEGKALEIRHPGIMGPEHDLTVLTAAQPMPESFAVPVKGGAR, encoded by the coding sequence ATGAGTGCTGAGCCCTTGAATCAAAATAATGTCCGTGTGGGCGTTTATGTCTGCCATTGCGGGACAAATATCGCAAAAACTGTTGATGTCGTCAAAGTCGCTGAAACCTTGCAGCAGGTGCCGGGAGTGATCGTTTCGCGCCATTACCGGTTCATGTGTTCCGATCCGGGGCAGGAAATGATCCAGAAAGACGTAAAGGAACATAAACTAAACCGTATCGTGGTTGCCGCCTGCAGTCCCCTGATGCATGAACCGACCTTTCGCAAGGCAGTCGAGACCGCCGGTTTGAATCGCTACTTTTTTGAAATGGCCAATATCCGCGAACAAGTCAGTTGGGTTACCGTTGATCCCCGTACGGCCACTGAGAAAGCCATCCGACTTCTCCATGGCGCCGTGGCTCGTGTCAAATTCCATGAGCCGCTGGAAATGCGGCGGGTTCCAATAACGCGGCGCGTCTTGATTGTCGGCGGCGGAATTGCCGGCATTGAGGCGGCCTTACAGATTGCCGATGCCGGATTTGAAGTCGTTCTGGTGGAAAAGGACTCTTCGATCGGCGGGCACATGAGCCGCTTTGACAAGACCTTCCCGACCCTTGATTGCGCCGCATGTATCCTTACGCCGAAAATGGTCTCGGTCGGTAAACACCCCAATATCCGCCTGATGACCTGGGCCGAAGTAGATGAAGTAAAAGGATATGTGGGGAATTTCAAGATTAAAATCCGCAAGAAAGCCCGCTATGTCGATCCCACCCTATGCAACAGTTGCGGTTCATGCTATGAAGCCTGTCCCAGTCGACCCTATCCGACCATGCGGCGGCTGATGCTGGGGAAACAGGTTGTTAAGGAAGGCAAAGCCCTTGAAATCCGGCATCCCGGTATTATGGGACCGGAGCATGATCTCACCGTACTGACAGCCGCTCAGCCGATGCCTGAGTCCTTCGCTGTTCCCGTTAAAGGAGGTGCCAGATGA
- a CDS encoding NADH dehydrogenase (Ubiquinone) 24 kDa subunit, translating into MSITAEERYSLEQSIHDIVDRYQAKPTALIMVLQDIQKHFRYLPKEALNVVARKMDLPIAQIYGVATFFRAFSLKPKGKHHICVCTGTACHVRQAGVLIDKFERDLAIKAGETTPNLEFSLETVNCMGACALGPLITVDEEYYGNMTVSKADVIMKKLHGQEETTDENGEAV; encoded by the coding sequence ATGAGTATAACTGCCGAGGAAAGATACAGCCTGGAGCAGTCCATTCACGATATTGTTGACCGGTATCAGGCCAAACCAACCGCTCTGATCATGGTCCTGCAGGATATTCAAAAGCATTTTCGTTATCTCCCCAAAGAGGCACTCAATGTTGTGGCCCGCAAAATGGATCTTCCCATTGCCCAGATTTACGGCGTCGCCACCTTTTTCAGGGCTTTTAGTCTGAAGCCCAAAGGAAAACATCACATTTGTGTCTGCACCGGTACGGCCTGCCATGTCCGTCAGGCCGGCGTGCTGATCGATAAGTTCGAACGAGATTTGGCCATTAAAGCGGGAGAAACAACGCCCAATCTCGAATTCAGCCTTGAAACCGTCAATTGTATGGGGGCCTGCGCCCTGGGCCCTCTTATTACGGTCGATGAGGAATATTATGGAAATATGACCGTATCAAAGGCCGATGTCATCATGAAAAAACTGCATGGCCAGGAAGAAACAACGGATGAGAATGGGGAGGCAGTATGA
- the hymB gene encoding (Fe) hydrogenase, HymB subunit, giving the protein MKAERLASPHDLQELARNLIDQRRGGKTIISVCAGTGCMACGCLKVIESLRKKISENGLDEVVEIKATGCPGPCELGPLMTIYPKKIFYVKVKPRDIDLIVDQTIKADKVVHKLLYKDPVSGRSIERVDEVPFFKKQMRQLIGKNNQIDPTSIHDYIALNGYQALARALRGMTPEKIIEEIKKSGLRGRGGGGYPTGRKWDSCRKAKGTPKYVICNADEGDPGAFMNRSLLEGNPHSVIEGMVIGAYAIGSEYGYIYVRNEYPLAAKNIMTAILAAREYGLLGQNILGSGFNFDLEVSRGGGAFVCGESTALMASLEGKTGEPRAKYIHTVEAGLWDKPSNLNNVETWANVPLIIERGAEWFSKIGTAGSKGTKIFALTGKVNSTGLVEVPMGITLREILYDIGGGVRGNKRFKAVQTGGPSGGTLIVEVGEPMIHESMVAHGDIREDEKALNLLDLPVDFDELTKAGSMMGSGGMIVMDEDSCMVDVAKYFLNFLQEESCGKCLPCREGLRTMLEILTRITQGKGQMEDLETLENLSQVIIDTSLCQLGGSAPNPVLSTLRYFRQEYIAHIKEKRCPAGVCKDLVSHAIDFKCNGCHACFKSCPTNAIVGKPKELHYIDQAKCIQCGACYQICQYDAIKRVKRGVGESIQSSAREMWQPSAKLETVNMA; this is encoded by the coding sequence ATGAAAGCGGAAAGACTCGCATCACCCCACGACCTGCAGGAACTCGCCAGAAATCTTATTGATCAGAGACGGGGCGGCAAAACCATTATTTCTGTCTGCGCCGGAACCGGCTGCATGGCCTGCGGCTGTTTGAAAGTCATTGAATCGCTTCGTAAAAAAATCAGTGAAAACGGATTGGATGAAGTTGTAGAAATAAAGGCCACTGGATGCCCCGGTCCTTGTGAATTGGGACCCCTCATGACAATCTATCCCAAGAAGATATTTTATGTCAAAGTAAAACCCCGTGATATCGATTTGATTGTCGATCAAACCATCAAGGCCGATAAGGTGGTCCATAAACTGCTCTATAAGGACCCCGTATCCGGTAGAAGTATAGAGCGTGTGGATGAGGTGCCTTTCTTCAAAAAACAGATGCGCCAACTCATCGGCAAAAATAATCAAATTGATCCCACATCAATTCATGACTATATCGCCCTCAACGGCTATCAGGCCCTGGCCAGGGCCCTCAGGGGAATGACTCCTGAGAAAATAATCGAGGAAATAAAAAAATCCGGTCTGAGGGGTCGGGGGGGCGGCGGCTATCCGACCGGGCGAAAATGGGACTCCTGTCGCAAGGCCAAAGGAACCCCCAAATATGTTATCTGCAACGCCGATGAAGGCGATCCGGGGGCCTTTATGAATCGCTCCCTCCTTGAAGGAAATCCGCACTCTGTCATTGAGGGGATGGTGATCGGGGCCTATGCTATCGGAAGCGAATATGGATATATATACGTCCGCAATGAATACCCCTTGGCCGCAAAAAACATCATGACCGCCATACTCGCCGCTCGTGAATACGGATTATTGGGTCAAAATATACTCGGTAGCGGTTTCAATTTCGATTTGGAAGTCTCTCGTGGCGGCGGTGCCTTTGTTTGCGGGGAATCAACCGCTCTTATGGCGTCCCTCGAAGGGAAAACCGGTGAACCGCGCGCCAAGTATATTCATACCGTTGAAGCCGGTCTCTGGGATAAACCCTCGAATCTGAATAATGTCGAAACGTGGGCTAATGTCCCGCTTATTATCGAGCGCGGTGCCGAATGGTTTTCAAAGATCGGCACCGCGGGATCAAAAGGAACCAAAATTTTCGCTTTAACCGGTAAAGTCAACAGCACCGGACTGGTGGAGGTTCCGATGGGAATTACCCTGCGAGAGATCCTTTACGATATCGGTGGCGGGGTGCGGGGCAATAAGAGGTTCAAGGCCGTCCAAACCGGGGGTCCCTCCGGTGGAACCCTGATCGTGGAAGTCGGCGAGCCTATGATTCACGAAAGCATGGTTGCTCACGGCGACATTCGTGAAGACGAAAAGGCCCTGAATCTCCTCGATCTGCCGGTCGATTTCGATGAGTTGACCAAAGCCGGTTCCATGATGGGTTCCGGGGGAATGATCGTGATGGACGAAGATTCGTGCATGGTTGATGTGGCCAAGTACTTTCTCAATTTTCTCCAGGAAGAGAGTTGCGGAAAATGTCTTCCGTGCCGTGAGGGGCTGCGCACTATGCTTGAGATCCTGACCCGCATCACGCAAGGCAAAGGGCAAATGGAAGATCTGGAGACCCTGGAGAATTTGTCACAGGTCATTATTGACACCAGTCTCTGCCAGTTGGGCGGGAGCGCGCCTAACCCGGTGCTTTCCACCCTGCGCTATTTTCGCCAGGAATATATTGCTCACATAAAGGAAAAACGCTGCCCGGCAGGGGTCTGTAAGGACCTCGTCTCTCACGCCATTGACTTTAAATGCAACGGATGTCATGCCTGTTTTAAGTCGTGTCCAACCAATGCGATTGTGGGCAAACCTAAAGAATTACATTATATCGACCAGGCCAAGTGCATACAGTGCGGGGCCTGCTATCAGATATGCCAATATGATGCCATCAAACGGGTGAAACGGGGCGTTGGAGAGTCTATTCAGTCCAGCGCCCGCGAGATGTGGCAGCCCTCGGCCAAACTTGAAACCGTCAATATGGCATAG
- a CDS encoding hypothetical protein (Evidence 5 : Unknown function), with product MNKVKITIDDHPVEIDEGTFVLDAARSLGVYIPTLCHYPYMTPYAACRICVVEARDSRGWSKIVTSCNYPVWDGLKILTTTPRVLNARRTNLEMLISRCAPIPILQQLAEQFGIENPRWGDNEDTCILCGLCVRVCDEVVGAHALSFSDRGISRKVSTPFSGESDDCILCGACAKVCPTGHIKLEEIENRQIVHHEINLGPNSAITLPFRQAVPNVPRINPEHCIHFNTGGCKVCSRVCPKDCIHYDDTEQTEEMEIGAVIMATGFDNFDPTPLKQFGYGRYPNVITSEEFEMMNNAAGPTGGKILMENGEEPRAIGILHCIGSRDQNHHKYCSRVCCMYAFKFSHLVKEKTGAEVYQFYIDIRSFGKGYEEFYQRILDEDVNIIRGKAAEVVPSGYRRGEEGHLLIQCEDTLIGKFREIPVDMVILCTALEARKDAKEMARKFNISTGADGWFIEAHPKLGPVSTTTDGVYLAGTCQGPKDIPDTVAQGGAAASHALKLLCQGEIMMDAAYAEIREEFCSGCRMCNDLCSYNAIDFLSDKKVSVINSAMCKACGTCVAACPSGAIVARHFTDDQIYAQIEGMLI from the coding sequence ATGAACAAAGTGAAAATAACCATTGATGATCACCCGGTGGAAATTGACGAAGGCACTTTCGTTTTGGATGCGGCCAGGAGTCTGGGCGTGTATATTCCGACCCTCTGTCATTATCCTTACATGACTCCCTATGCGGCCTGTCGCATCTGCGTGGTCGAAGCCAGGGACAGTAGAGGCTGGTCCAAAATTGTCACCTCCTGCAATTATCCCGTCTGGGATGGCCTAAAGATTCTAACCACCACTCCGCGCGTTCTCAATGCCCGCCGAACCAATTTGGAAATGCTGATTAGCCGCTGTGCGCCGATTCCCATCCTCCAGCAACTGGCGGAGCAATTCGGCATCGAGAATCCCCGCTGGGGTGATAACGAAGATACCTGCATTTTATGCGGACTCTGCGTACGGGTTTGCGATGAAGTGGTTGGAGCGCATGCCCTGTCTTTCAGCGATCGGGGAATATCCCGGAAAGTTTCCACGCCCTTTAGCGGCGAAAGCGACGATTGCATCCTATGCGGAGCCTGCGCCAAAGTCTGCCCCACCGGTCACATAAAACTCGAGGAAATCGAAAATCGGCAAATTGTCCACCATGAAATCAATCTGGGGCCCAATTCCGCCATCACTCTTCCCTTCCGGCAGGCCGTTCCCAATGTCCCCCGCATAAATCCGGAACATTGCATTCACTTCAACACCGGCGGCTGCAAAGTCTGTTCACGGGTCTGCCCCAAAGATTGCATTCATTATGATGACACCGAACAGACCGAAGAAATGGAAATCGGGGCCGTTATTATGGCCACCGGTTTTGACAACTTCGACCCCACTCCGCTGAAGCAATTTGGCTACGGTCGCTATCCGAACGTCATAACATCCGAAGAATTTGAAATGATGAATAATGCCGCCGGGCCGACCGGTGGCAAGATTTTGATGGAAAACGGCGAAGAACCGCGAGCCATCGGTATTTTACATTGCATCGGCAGCCGCGACCAGAATCATCATAAGTATTGCAGCCGTGTCTGTTGCATGTATGCCTTCAAGTTTTCCCATCTTGTTAAAGAGAAGACCGGCGCCGAAGTCTATCAGTTCTATATTGATATCCGCAGTTTCGGCAAGGGTTACGAGGAATTCTACCAGAGGATTCTTGACGAAGATGTGAATATCATACGCGGCAAAGCCGCCGAAGTTGTTCCATCCGGGTACCGAAGAGGTGAAGAGGGGCACCTTTTGATCCAGTGCGAGGATACGCTGATCGGGAAATTCCGCGAAATTCCCGTAGATATGGTCATCCTCTGCACGGCTCTGGAGGCGCGCAAGGATGCCAAAGAGATGGCCCGCAAATTCAACATTTCAACCGGCGCCGACGGATGGTTCATTGAGGCCCATCCGAAGCTGGGACCGGTTTCAACCACCACCGATGGCGTCTATCTGGCCGGGACCTGCCAGGGCCCAAAAGATATTCCCGATACCGTGGCCCAGGGCGGGGCGGCCGCCTCGCATGCTCTCAAGCTGCTCTGTCAGGGGGAAATTATGATGGATGCCGCCTATGCGGAAATTCGCGAAGAGTTCTGCAGCGGTTGCCGCATGTGTAACGACCTCTGCTCATATAACGCCATTGATTTTCTCAGTGATAAAAAAGTCAGTGTCATCAATTCCGCGATGTGCAAAGCCTGCGGAACTTGCGTGGCGGCCTGCCCCTCCGGCGCTATTGTGGCCCGCCACTTCACTGACGATCAAATCTACGCGCAAATCGAAGGGATGCTGATATGA
- the vhcD gene encoding F420-non-reducing hydrogenase vhc iron-sulfur subunit D gives MSFEPKIIGFLCNWCSYTGADLAGTARMKYPPNMMSIRVMCSGRIDPGFILSAFSKGADGVLVCGCHPGDCHYVEGNYKCMRRIPLTKKILNEMGIAPERLRLEWVSASEGARFQQIVSEFTEQIRALGPLQLKEMIFEPDEHLHHEAGRL, from the coding sequence ATGAGTTTCGAACCCAAAATAATCGGATTCCTCTGCAACTGGTGCAGTTATACCGGTGCCGACCTGGCCGGGACGGCCCGGATGAAATATCCGCCCAACATGATGAGTATTCGTGTCATGTGCAGTGGCCGAATCGATCCCGGCTTCATCCTCAGTGCCTTCAGCAAAGGCGCCGATGGCGTCCTGGTTTGTGGTTGCCATCCCGGCGATTGCCATTATGTAGAGGGAAATTACAAGTGCATGCGCCGCATTCCTCTCACGAAAAAAATACTCAATGAGATGGGAATCGCGCCGGAACGGCTTCGTCTGGAATGGGTCTCGGCTTCCGAAGGAGCCCGCTTCCAGCAAATTGTATCCGAGTTCACCGAACAGATTCGTGCCCTGGGGCCGCTCCAGTTGAAAGAGATGATATTTGAGCCCGACGAGCATCTTCACCACGAAGCAGGGAGGTTATAG
- a CDS encoding Methyl-viologen-reducing hydrogenase subunit G: MAKPKLAVYWAASCGGCDIAILDIEEKILDVAGFFDPVFWPCAMDTKYDDIRNMPDKSITLTLFNGAIRNDENYEIAKLLRQKSVVLCAFGSCASEGCIPGLANLYDKTSIIDYVYKKSPSLDNPEGTIPSIAHKVPEGVITIPEMWNTVRTLGQTVDVDYIIPGCPPQSNQIAAVVAAVINILSNGKPLPPKGTVLGASDKSCCDECQRERNVKKIKKFVRPYEIRTDPNLCLLEQGIVCMGPATRAGCGAKCVNAGVPCRGCYGLPINIRDQGAKMASAIASVIDSTDPDEIEKIIATIPDPVGTFYRFSLPDSMLRRVQR, translated from the coding sequence ATGGCAAAACCAAAATTAGCGGTCTATTGGGCGGCTTCGTGCGGCGGTTGCGATATCGCCATCCTCGATATCGAGGAAAAAATCCTTGATGTCGCGGGCTTCTTTGACCCGGTTTTCTGGCCATGTGCGATGGATACGAAATATGATGATATTCGCAATATGCCGGATAAATCAATCACTCTGACCCTCTTTAATGGCGCCATCCGCAACGATGAGAATTATGAAATAGCCAAACTTCTCAGGCAGAAGTCGGTCGTCCTCTGTGCCTTCGGCAGTTGCGCTTCGGAAGGATGTATCCCTGGCCTGGCCAATTTGTATGATAAAACGTCCATCATCGACTACGTCTACAAAAAATCACCGTCGCTGGATAACCCCGAAGGAACTATTCCCTCGATTGCCCACAAGGTTCCCGAAGGTGTCATAACCATTCCGGAGATGTGGAATACCGTCCGGACATTGGGGCAGACGGTCGATGTCGATTATATAATCCCGGGATGTCCTCCCCAGTCCAACCAGATTGCGGCTGTTGTGGCGGCCGTAATTAACATTCTGAGTAATGGCAAGCCGCTCCCTCCCAAAGGGACTGTTCTGGGCGCCAGCGATAAGAGTTGTTGCGATGAATGTCAGCGGGAACGAAATGTCAAAAAGATAAAGAAATTCGTCCGGCCCTATGAAATCAGGACCGATCCCAATCTCTGCCTTCTGGAACAAGGCATTGTCTGTATGGGCCCGGCCACTCGCGCCGGGTGCGGCGCCAAATGTGTGAACGCCGGTGTTCCTTGCCGAGGCTGCTATGGTTTGCCGATTAATATCCGGGATCAGGGGGCCAAAATGGCCTCCGCCATCGCCAGCGTGATCGATTCCACCGATCCCGACGAAATCGAAAAAATAATCGCCACCATTCCCGATCCGGTCGGGACCTTCTATCGATTCAGTCTTCCCGATTCCATGTTGAGGAGGGTACAGCGATGA
- the mvhA gene encoding F420-non-reducing hydrogenase iron-sulfur subunit A, producing MKQILIDPITRLEGHGKIHLFVNDDGSLANAYFQVPELRGFERFCVGRPVEEMCRITTRICGVCPDAHHMAAAKAADAVYGVTIPSAARKLRELMYNAFYAGDHTTHFYALGGPDFVCGPDAPPAERNILGVIAKVGLDAGKKVIAQRARGQRIIEIIGGKKVHPVTSLPGGLSKRITREEQQEMIAIGKEMVEFAKFTIKVLNDVVLSNDAYVDLILSDTFAHKTYNMGLVDAGNKVTFYDGTVRVTAPDGTEHAKYAPKDYLNYVAEHVEPYSYLKYPFLKKVGWKGFVDGMESGVYKASPLSRLNVSDGMATPLAQAEYERFYETLTGDKSGKTPVHATLATHWARVVELVFACEATLLQAQDEEIISDHVFEPPTGIVGEGVGIVEAPRGTLTHHYKTDKNGIITEANLIVGTTNNNAPISMSIKKAAEGLIKKGHEITDGTLNRIEMAFRAYDPCFGCATHSLPGQMPMEILIHDACSGEIIQSRRRNL from the coding sequence ATGAAGCAAATACTGATTGATCCCATCACTCGCCTTGAAGGGCATGGCAAAATACATCTGTTTGTCAATGATGATGGCAGTCTCGCCAATGCTTATTTTCAGGTCCCGGAACTTCGCGGCTTTGAACGGTTCTGCGTGGGGCGGCCGGTCGAGGAAATGTGCCGGATCACGACCCGGATTTGCGGGGTTTGCCCCGATGCTCATCATATGGCCGCCGCCAAGGCCGCTGACGCCGTCTATGGCGTCACTATCCCATCGGCGGCGCGCAAACTCCGGGAATTGATGTACAACGCATTTTATGCCGGTGACCATACCACTCACTTTTATGCCCTGGGCGGGCCGGATTTCGTCTGCGGTCCCGACGCCCCGCCGGCCGAGAGAAATATCTTGGGTGTGATTGCGAAAGTCGGACTCGATGCCGGGAAGAAAGTCATTGCCCAGCGAGCCCGAGGCCAGAGAATTATTGAGATAATCGGCGGGAAGAAGGTCCATCCCGTGACCTCTCTCCCCGGGGGGCTTTCCAAACGCATCACCAGAGAAGAACAGCAGGAAATGATTGCGATAGGAAAAGAGATGGTGGAATTCGCCAAATTCACCATCAAGGTTCTAAATGATGTGGTTCTATCTAATGATGCTTATGTCGATCTTATTCTCTCTGACACTTTCGCTCACAAAACCTATAACATGGGCTTGGTCGATGCTGGCAACAAGGTCACTTTTTATGACGGTACGGTGCGTGTCACCGCGCCCGACGGCACCGAGCATGCCAAATATGCCCCGAAGGACTATCTCAATTATGTCGCCGAACATGTCGAGCCGTACAGTTATCTGAAATATCCTTTCCTGAAAAAAGTCGGTTGGAAAGGTTTTGTTGACGGTATGGAGTCCGGTGTCTATAAGGCCAGTCCTCTATCCCGACTCAATGTCTCCGACGGCATGGCCACACCGCTGGCGCAGGCCGAATATGAACGATTCTACGAAACCCTTACCGGAGACAAATCCGGCAAGACCCCGGTGCACGCCACTCTGGCCACCCATTGGGCCCGCGTCGTCGAATTGGTCTTCGCCTGCGAGGCCACTCTGTTGCAGGCTCAAGATGAAGAAATAATCTCGGATCATGTTTTTGAACCGCCCACCGGAATAGTGGGAGAAGGCGTCGGAATCGTGGAAGCACCTCGCGGGACCCTGACCCATCATTATAAGACCGACAAGAATGGCATTATTACCGAGGCCAATTTAATTGTCGGCACTACTAACAATAATGCGCCTATATCCATGTCGATAAAAAAAGCCGCCGAGGGCCTGATTAAGAAAGGGCATGAGATAACCGATGGCACTCTCAATAGAATCGAGATGGCCTTCCGGGCCTATGATCCCTGCTTCGGCTGCGCCACTCATTCCCTTCCCGGGCAGATGCCGATGGAAATTCTTATCCACGATGCCTGCAGCGGTGAGATAATTCAATCGCGAAGGAGGAACTTATGA
- a CDS encoding hypothetical protein (Evidence 5 : Unknown function) produces the protein MRAKGVIRQDLVAKTQHKERFHKFLLRD, from the coding sequence ATGAGAGCCAAAGGCGTCATCAGACAGGATCTCGTTGCCAAGACACAACACAAGGAGAGGTTTCATAAGTTCCTCCTTCGCGATTGA
- a CDS encoding conserved hypothetical protein (Evidence 4 : Unknown function but conserved in other organisms), whose product MKPLLVLCLGNEILSDDAFGSHVARQLNRIEYELGQDVEVVFASLAGFNLLDLLAGRKKALIVDTIITKKVEPGTVHFFPMGDLIPSRNLAGSHEISLPNALKLADLMGINTPDDIDVLAVEAQDVETLSEQLTEAVKAAIPEAVEYVKGWVVLRNQEISSNGNGEQKSASI is encoded by the coding sequence ATGAAACCTCTCCTTGTGTTGTGTCTTGGCAACGAGATCCTGTCTGATGACGCCTTTGGCTCTCATGTTGCTCGACAGCTGAACCGCATCGAATATGAACTCGGCCAGGATGTGGAAGTGGTTTTTGCCTCTCTGGCCGGATTTAATCTTCTTGACTTGCTAGCCGGTAGAAAGAAGGCCTTGATCGTCGATACTATCATTACGAAAAAGGTCGAACCTGGGACCGTTCATTTTTTTCCCATGGGCGATCTTATCCCGTCGCGGAATCTGGCCGGCAGTCATGAAATTTCTTTGCCGAATGCCTTAAAACTGGCCGATTTGATGGGCATCAACACCCCCGATGATATTGATGTGCTGGCGGTTGAGGCCCAGGATGTCGAAACCTTGAGCGAACAGCTCACCGAGGCGGTCAAAGCCGCCATTCCGGAAGCGGTCGAATATGTCAAGGGTTGGGTTGTATTAAGAAATCAGGAGATATCGTCCAATGGAAACGGAGAGCAGAAAAGTGCCTCTATCTGA